The sequence below is a genomic window from Campylobacter ornithocola.
TTTTTTAGTTTTTTTGGTTTTTTTAGGCATTAAAACTTCTAATTCTCGCAAAGAAGTGCTTTTAAAAATTAAATCTTTTAAATTTATTAAAAAATCAAGCTTTTCACTTAAAATCTCTCTTTCTATATTGATATTTTTAGCCTTTTGTTTTAATTTTTTAGCCATTTTATAAAATTCATTCGCGCTATTTTTAGGAGTATCTTCGAGCTTAAAAGCAAGTTCATTTGCATTAAAATCTTGCAAAATAAATTCTCTTTGATAATCTTTTAAAGAATTTAAATTTGCAAATAAAACATTTGCCTTTTGGCTTAATTCTTGAGCTTTTTTCAACAAATCATCTTCTTGTTCTAAATTTTCTATACTCTCTTTAAGAGTAAAGATTTTTTTATCAACATTTAAAAGCTTATTTTCTTTAATATCTTTTAAGCGATTTTGTTGCAATTTTTTGGCAATTTCTTTAAAATATGTACTAAAGTCATCAATCTTTATAAATTCTTCTTTGATTTCATAAGTTTTCAAAGCTTGGAGTTTTTCACCTATTTTTACAATACGATAGCTTTTGTCTATATGACGTAAAGCTTCTATGATAATATCATTTACATCTGTGATGATTACATTGGTGTTTTTTCCTGTAAATTCAAAATAAATTTTAGATTTGTAAGACTTGTAAGATTTTTCTGATAAAACTTCAAAAGATAAAATTCTATTATTTTCTAATACTTCTAAATTTAAAATCTTTACATTAGAAAAGTATTTTTTTAACATAAAATCAAAAGGAGCGTTATAGACTTTTGCTTGGAGTTTATCTTGGTAAATTCCACTTTTTCCACGCGTTAAGTCTAGTATAAAAGCTTGATGATCTAAGCTAAGCTCTAAGATATTATCATCAAGGCGTTTGAGATAATTTAGTCTTTGAAATTGTTTAAAATAATCTTTTATTTGTATTAAATCTGTATATTTCATAAATGTATTATAAAATATTTTGATGAATTTATGAGGTTTTTTATGAGTGAAAAAATTCCCTATCCTTGTGTGATTTTATGTGGTGGAAAATCTTCTCGCATGGGGAAGGATAAAAGTTTATTGCAAGCAAATGATAAAAACTTAACTCTTTACCAACACGAAAAAATGTCAAAAATTTTTACTCAAGTTTTCATTAGTACTAAAAAAGATAAATTTCATCAAAAAAACTTAGCACTTATTTTAGATGAAGATTTAAACAACTACTCCCCGCTTATTGCTTTAAATTCTATACTTAAACATTTTCAAAATACTTATGTATTTATCCTTAGTGTAGATACTCCAAATATAAGTAAAAAAAGTATTTATAGACTTTTTAATCATCTAAAATCACAAAATATCCTCTTAGCAAGTACAAAAAAACACAAGCATTATTTATGTGGATTTTACCATAGTAAAAATTTTGAAAAAACTTTGCAATTTTTACAAGAAAACAACCATAAATTAGCCTTTTTTTGTGCTACAATGAAAGCAGAATTTGTAGAATTTGAAAATGAAAATGAATTTTTAAATTTAAACTATTTTGATGATTATAAAAAGTGGCTTCATGAAAAAAACTATACTAATCTTTAGTGCTTTAAGCGTATTAGCAAATGAAGATTTGATTCAACAAGCCTTAGAATACGAAAAACAAGGCGAATATAAAAAAGCTATGCAAATTTATAAAAACATGGTTTTGAAAGATACAATAAAAGAAAAAAAATCATTAGAACACTCTTTAAACGCTGAAAATAACACCACAAAAGAATACAATATGGATGATTTTAACCCTAGAAAAGAAGCATTAGCAAACTATCTTGGTGCAGAAAAATCTTACAATCCTTTTGGCATT
It includes:
- a CDS encoding NFACT RNA binding domain-containing protein; translated protein: MKYTDLIQIKDYFKQFQRLNYLKRLDDNILELSLDHQAFILDLTRGKSGIYQDKLQAKVYNAPFDFMLKKYFSNVKILNLEVLENNRILSFEVLSEKSYKSYKSKIYFEFTGKNTNVIITDVNDIIIEALRHIDKSYRIVKIGEKLQALKTYEIKEEFIKIDDFSTYFKEIAKKLQQNRLKDIKENKLLNVDKKIFTLKESIENLEQEDDLLKKAQELSQKANVLFANLNSLKDYQREFILQDFNANELAFKLEDTPKNSANEFYKMAKKLKQKAKNINIEREILSEKLDFLINLKDLIFKSTSLRELEVLMPKKTKKTKKEELNAGVSSFYFDEFKISVGRNEKANEYLLKIAKKDDIWLHVKDYPSAHVIITSNKLKISQLVLEFAAKLCVEFSKLSSGTYLVDYTSKNFVKVREKAFVNYTNYKTLSILKE
- a CDS encoding molybdenum cofactor guanylyltransferase, yielding MSEKIPYPCVILCGGKSSRMGKDKSLLQANDKNLTLYQHEKMSKIFTQVFISTKKDKFHQKNLALILDEDLNNYSPLIALNSILKHFQNTYVFILSVDTPNISKKSIYRLFNHLKSQNILLASTKKHKHYLCGFYHSKNFEKTLQFLQENNHKLAFFCATMKAEFVEFENENEFLNLNYFDDYKKWLHEKNYTNL